In Macadamia integrifolia cultivar HAES 741 chromosome 1, SCU_Mint_v3, whole genome shotgun sequence, a single window of DNA contains:
- the LOC122072776 gene encoding uncharacterized protein LOC122072776: MNYVYWRTQVVSYLTGQLLFDYVTGDNRCPQDPIKAKAWREQDAFIMSLLIASLSEEVFSLAVGRTTSKEIYDALHTAFSSPSTTRILSLNVSLQNLVHKPDETITQFLHRAKHLFNELAAARKPLPSKDFNIHIFRALRTEYQALASIMMAQKEPISYTDMHGLLMSHENLLHSCLPIVDSAIDASTHFTHQGRGPPSTSGHGISSSRGRGRGRGSASGFGRYNAFAHNPCTICGCTNH; the protein is encoded by the coding sequence atgaactatgtttattggcGCACACAGGTCGTATCCTATCTCACTGGGCAACTCCTCTTTGACTATGTCACCGGTGACAATCGTTGCCCTCAAGACCCTATCAAAGCCAAGGCATGGCGTGAACAAGATGCTTTTATTATGAGCCTTctcatcgcctctctctctgaagaggTCTTTTCATTAGCAGTTGGACGGACCACTAGCAAAGAGATTTATGATGCACTCCATACTGCATTCAGTTCTCCGTCTACAACCAGGATTCTGTCTCTCAACGTCTCCCTTCAAAATTtggttcacaaaccagatgagaccattactcagtttctccatcgaGCCAAGCATCTCTTCAATGAGCTAGCAGCTGCAAGGAAGCCCCTCCCATCGaaagactttaacatccacatcttccgGGCCCTACGCACTGAATATCAGGCCCTTGCctccattatgatggcacaaaaggagCCCATCTCCTACACCGACATGCATGGTCTCCTTATGAGTCACGAGAACCTTCTCCACTCATGCCTTCCCATTGTTGATTCTGCCATCGATGCATCAACCCAtttcactcaccaaggtcgtgGCCCTCCTTCTACTAGTGGTCATGGTATAAGCTCTTCCCGAggccgtggtcgtggtcgtggcaGTGCTAGTGGATTTGGTCGCTATAATGCATTCGCTCACAATCCATGCACAATTTGTGGATGCACTAATCATTAG